Proteins encoded together in one Deinococcus irradiatisoli window:
- a CDS encoding CAP domain-containing protein: MSMRTLWRPLSLLTLAVSLSACTTLPTRLPVHAETAPTVTTTPLDPQTLSGGTVLVVGQSQQFHLYVSGQEAGSGQLNWVSSDPGVVQVSRAGLFQAVGPGQATVRGSLRSSAGSFMDFPVTVQAASTPSLPTAATTAYAQQVLALTNAARSQARSCGGAYEPAAPPLSLNTKLSTAAQGHASDMARHNYFSHTSQDGRTLAERINDVGYSWSSVGENIAAGQPTPEAVVAGWLASPGHCANLMNANLSQMGLGYATGGSYGAYWVQDFGRAR, from the coding sequence GGCCGTGAGCCTGTCGGCGTGTACCACCCTGCCCACCCGTCTGCCGGTCCACGCCGAGACCGCGCCCACCGTCACCACCACCCCGCTCGATCCGCAAACGCTCTCGGGCGGCACCGTGCTGGTGGTGGGCCAGAGCCAGCAGTTTCACCTCTACGTTTCGGGCCAGGAAGCCGGGTCGGGGCAGCTCAACTGGGTCAGCAGCGATCCGGGCGTGGTGCAGGTCAGCCGCGCCGGCCTGTTTCAAGCGGTCGGCCCCGGCCAGGCGACGGTGCGCGGCTCGCTCAGGAGCAGTGCGGGCAGCTTCATGGATTTTCCGGTGACGGTGCAGGCGGCCAGCACCCCCAGCCTGCCCACCGCCGCCACCACCGCCTACGCCCAGCAGGTGCTGGCGCTGACCAACGCGGCACGTTCCCAGGCCCGCAGCTGCGGCGGCGCCTACGAGCCGGCCGCGCCGCCGCTGAGCCTGAATACCAAGCTGAGCACGGCGGCGCAGGGGCATGCCAGCGACATGGCCCGCCACAACTACTTCAGCCACACCAGCCAGGACGGACGCACCCTGGCTGAACGCATCAACGACGTGGGGTACAGCTGGAGCAGCGTCGGTGAGAACATCGCCGCCGGGCAGCCCACCCCGGAAGCGGTGGTGGCCGGGTGGCTGGCCTCGCCGGGCCACTGCGCCAACTTGATGAACGCCAACCTGTCGCAGATGGGGCTGGGCTACGCCACCGGCGGCAGCTACGGCGCGTACTGGGTACAGGATTTCGGCCGGGCACGCTGA